From the genome of Syntrophobacterales bacterium, one region includes:
- a CDS encoding lysophospholipid acyltransferase family protein: protein MAKKIDIILTSQPFIGFLYHFIRLYSGTLRLKVENESPWQKHLEQGGRVLLCAWHQQFFGAIRHFQNYRTLQPSLMISKSKDGEIIAGVALRSGWTPVRGSSSRGGREAMKEIVNKLKETGLAAHIVDGPQGPAGVVKNGLIAIAQYADAVIVPFYVFADRAWHFNSWDRFFLPKPFSRVTIRFDEMIHLAPAENEAEFEAQRKSVEKTMLPHLHR, encoded by the coding sequence ATGGCGAAGAAGATCGACATCATTCTGACTTCACAGCCTTTTATCGGTTTTTTATACCATTTTATCCGCCTCTATTCGGGCACGCTGCGGCTGAAGGTTGAAAACGAATCCCCGTGGCAGAAACACCTCGAACAGGGCGGGCGCGTTCTTTTGTGCGCCTGGCATCAACAGTTTTTCGGGGCCATCCGTCATTTTCAGAACTATCGCACCCTGCAACCGAGCTTGATGATCTCCAAAAGCAAGGACGGGGAAATCATCGCCGGGGTGGCCCTCCGCAGCGGCTGGACGCCCGTCCGCGGCTCCTCTTCCCGGGGCGGACGGGAGGCGATGAAGGAAATTGTCAATAAGCTTAAAGAAACGGGCCTGGCCGCCCACATCGTTGACGGACCGCAGGGGCCGGCCGGAGTCGTCAAAAACGGATTGATCGCCATCGCCCAATACGCCGACGCGGTGATTGTCCCCTTTTACGTCTTTGCCGACCGGGCCTGGCATTTCAACAGTTGGGACCGCTTTTTTCTCCCGAAGCCCTTCTCCCGGGTGACGATCCGGTTCGATGAGATGATTCATCTGGCGCCGGCGGAAAATGAAGCGGAATTCGAGGCGCAGCGGAAGTCTGTCGAAAAAACAATGCTCCCGCATCTGCACCGCTGA
- a CDS encoding DNA-deoxyinosine glycosylase translates to MLHSFLPVADGAAQALVLGSMPGRASLAAGQYYAHPRNHFWPIMGELFGAIPDLSYQERLSILKFNGIALWDVLASCTRESSLDAGIAKDSEIVNDFELFFAQYPQITAVFFNGRKAELTFLKRVKPLLKSRALACHLLPSTSPAYAAISYERKLEAWRILARSCYFATSYGICRSVTARLISA, encoded by the coding sequence ATGCTTCACTCTTTTTTGCCGGTTGCCGACGGCGCTGCCCAGGCGCTTGTGCTGGGAAGCATGCCGGGCCGGGCGTCCCTTGCCGCCGGCCAGTACTACGCCCACCCCCGCAACCATTTCTGGCCGATCATGGGGGAACTCTTCGGCGCTATTCCGGATCTTTCCTATCAAGAGCGGTTGAGCATTCTGAAATTCAACGGAATCGCCCTGTGGGATGTGCTTGCGTCCTGCACGCGGGAAAGCAGCCTTGACGCAGGCATCGCCAAAGATTCAGAAATTGTTAATGATTTTGAATTATTTTTTGCTCAATATCCTCAGATAACTGCGGTTTTCTTTAACGGCAGGAAGGCCGAGCTGACCTTTTTAAAGCGGGTCAAACCACTGTTGAAGTCCCGGGCGTTGGCCTGCCATCTGCTGCCTTCGACCAGCCCGGCCTATGCGGCAATTTCGTACGAGCGCAAGCTGGAAGCCTGGAGGATTCTGGCCCGGTCATGTTATTTCGCAACGTCTTACGGGATATGCCGTTCGGTAACAGCTCGATTAATTTCTGCTTAA
- a CDS encoding DNA polymerase IV produces the protein MNETLFCLHSWPRAIVHIDGDAFFTSCEEAIHPELKGKPLITGGERGIVACASYAAKKIGVKRGVPLHEARNICPGLIVLPSDYETYSLFSRRMFSIMRRFTDQVEEYSIDEAFADITGMRRALHSSYEVIAANMKKEIDRELGLTVTVGLSITKVLAKVASKHRKPNGLTLIPGREIAAYLLDLPVEKVWGIGPATTSYLSKLGVKTALEFVRLPEAVVRKKFTKPGVETWQELRGESVYPVTTEEKSAYASISKMKTFAPATSDPDYLFAHLLRNLESACIKARRYQLAPQKIVSILKKQNFESAACEIKLTRPSSRPLDLSALLHEAFLDSFRKGELYRATGIVLLNLVPDTVRQYDLFEDPVQAEKIRAVYAAIDELGSKYGKHTLHLGGTHAIETRGAGKRGAPTVREQTRFYGETRRQHLGLPILHVKV, from the coding sequence ATGAACGAAACCCTGTTTTGCCTCCATTCCTGGCCCCGGGCCATTGTCCACATCGATGGCGACGCCTTCTTTACGTCCTGCGAGGAGGCGATCCATCCGGAGCTCAAGGGGAAGCCGCTGATCACGGGCGGCGAACGGGGCATCGTGGCCTGCGCCAGCTATGCCGCCAAAAAGATCGGCGTCAAACGGGGCGTGCCGCTGCACGAGGCGAGGAATATCTGCCCCGGCCTGATCGTGCTGCCTTCCGATTACGAGACCTACAGCCTGTTCTCGCGGCGGATGTTCAGCATCATGCGGCGCTTTACCGATCAGGTGGAAGAGTACTCCATTGACGAGGCTTTTGCCGATATTACGGGAATGCGGCGGGCACTGCACTCTTCTTACGAAGTGATTGCGGCCAACATGAAGAAGGAGATCGATCGGGAACTGGGGCTGACCGTCACGGTGGGGTTGAGCATCACCAAGGTACTGGCCAAGGTGGCCTCCAAACACCGGAAGCCGAACGGCCTGACCCTTATCCCGGGCCGGGAGATTGCCGCTTATCTGCTAGACCTGCCGGTGGAGAAGGTCTGGGGAATCGGGCCTGCGACCACAAGTTACCTGAGCAAGCTGGGGGTCAAAACGGCCCTGGAATTTGTCCGGTTGCCCGAGGCCGTGGTGAGGAAGAAATTCACGAAGCCGGGCGTCGAGACCTGGCAGGAGCTTCGGGGAGAGTCGGTCTATCCCGTCACGACGGAGGAAAAGAGCGCCTATGCCTCGATCAGCAAGATGAAGACCTTTGCCCCCGCGACCAGCGACCCGGACTACCTCTTTGCCCATCTGCTGCGAAATCTGGAATCGGCCTGCATCAAGGCCCGCCGCTACCAACTGGCGCCGCAAAAGATCGTTTCCATACTGAAAAAGCAGAACTTCGAGAGCGCTGCCTGCGAAATCAAGCTCACCCGCCCGTCCAGCCGGCCACTGGATCTATCCGCTCTTCTGCACGAGGCGTTTCTGGATTCATTCAGGAAAGGTGAGCTTTACCGGGCCACAGGGATTGTGCTTCTGAATCTCGTTCCCGACACGGTCAGGCAGTATGACCTCTTTGAAGATCCCGTCCAGGCGGAGAAGATCAGGGCCGTTTATGCCGCCATCGATGAACTCGGCAGTAAATACGGGAAACATACGCTGCATTTGGGCGGCACCCATGCCATCGAGACCCGGGGCGCTGGAAAAAGGGGGGCGCCGACAGTCAGGGAGCAAACGCGGTTTTACGGCGAAACCAGGCGCCAGCATTTGGGCCTGCCGATTCTGCACGTCAAGGTTTGA
- a CDS encoding ATP-binding cassette domain-containing protein yields the protein MINVSNVTLAYGKKTLFKEVNIKFTPGNCYGVIGANGSGKSTFLKILAGDVEQDTGEISVGSRERISVLSQDQFAFDEETVIDVVIMGHKRLYEVMAAREAIYAKPDFSEADGVVAAELEAEFAEMNGYEAETDAAVLLNGLGIPEALCSRKMTELDGGNKVRVLLARALYGNPDVLLLDEPTNHLDLSSIAWLEDFLSRFRNTVIVVSHDRHFLNQICTHIADIDFGKIRVYAGNYDFWYQASQMIVQQKQNENRKATEKADELKAFIQRFSANASKSKQATSRKKLLEKLTIEDLPVSSRKYPFIQFKPERPCGNTILEITGLGKDVQGVSVLNNLNLTLRKGDKIAFVGGDGLAKTTLFQILAGEITPDRGSFRWGTTITPAYFPKENSAYFRGNLTLVDWLCQFPPCDGESFARGFLGRMLFSGEEALKKTSVLSGGEQVRCMLSRMMLTGANALILDEPTNHLDLESLTALNNSLVAFPEVILMASRDYELVSTVANRIVEITPDGLIDRAMGFEEYLQAS from the coding sequence ATGATAAACGTATCCAATGTCACCCTTGCCTACGGCAAAAAGACGCTGTTCAAAGAGGTAAATATCAAGTTCACGCCGGGCAACTGCTACGGCGTCATCGGCGCCAACGGCTCGGGGAAATCCACCTTTCTGAAGATTCTCGCCGGCGACGTGGAGCAGGACACGGGCGAGATATCCGTCGGTTCCCGGGAAAGGATCTCGGTGCTCAGCCAGGACCAGTTTGCCTTTGATGAAGAAACGGTCATCGACGTAGTCATCATGGGGCATAAAAGGCTCTACGAAGTGATGGCCGCGCGCGAGGCGATCTACGCCAAGCCCGATTTTTCAGAGGCGGACGGGGTTGTCGCCGCGGAATTGGAGGCGGAATTCGCCGAAATGAACGGTTACGAAGCTGAAACCGATGCGGCGGTGCTGCTAAACGGGCTGGGCATCCCCGAAGCGCTCTGTTCCCGGAAAATGACGGAACTCGACGGAGGCAACAAGGTGCGCGTGCTGCTCGCCCGGGCCCTCTACGGCAATCCGGACGTCCTTTTGCTCGACGAACCGACAAACCACCTGGACCTTAGTTCCATCGCCTGGTTGGAGGATTTTCTCTCCCGCTTCCGCAACACCGTCATTGTTGTCTCCCACGACCGCCATTTTCTGAACCAGATCTGCACGCACATTGCCGATATCGATTTCGGGAAAATCCGCGTGTATGCGGGCAATTACGACTTCTGGTACCAGGCAAGCCAGATGATCGTCCAACAGAAGCAAAACGAAAACCGCAAGGCCACGGAAAAGGCGGATGAATTGAAGGCCTTTATCCAGCGCTTCAGCGCCAACGCCTCCAAATCGAAGCAGGCCACCTCCCGGAAAAAACTCCTTGAAAAACTGACCATCGAAGATCTGCCGGTTTCCTCGCGCAAGTATCCGTTTATCCAGTTTAAACCGGAGCGCCCCTGCGGAAACACCATCCTCGAGATCACCGGGCTCGGCAAGGATGTTCAGGGGGTTTCCGTGTTAAACAACCTGAACCTCACCCTGCGCAAAGGGGACAAGATCGCCTTTGTCGGGGGCGATGGCCTGGCCAAGACTACCCTCTTCCAGATACTCGCCGGGGAGATAACCCCGGACAGGGGAAGTTTCCGCTGGGGAACAACGATTACCCCAGCCTATTTTCCGAAGGAAAACAGCGCCTATTTCCGGGGCAATCTGACTCTGGTGGACTGGCTCTGTCAGTTTCCCCCTTGCGATGGAGAGAGCTTCGCCCGGGGTTTCCTCGGGAGGATGCTCTTTTCCGGCGAAGAGGCGCTAAAGAAAACCAGCGTGCTTTCCGGCGGGGAACAGGTGCGCTGCATGCTCTCCCGGATGATGCTGACCGGCGCCAATGCCCTGATTCTTGACGAGCCCACCAATCACCTCGATCTGGAATCGCTCACGGCCCTGAACAACAGTCTCGTTGCCTTTCCGGAGGTAATCCTAATGGCTTCCCGCGACTACGAGCTGGTCTCCACCGTCGCCAACCGCATCGTCGAGATTACCCCCGACGGGTTAATTGACCGGGCGATGGGCTTCGAGGAATATCTGCAGGCCAGTTGA
- the ltaE gene encoding low-specificity L-threonine aldolase: MNYVDLRSDTVTLPTTEMRKAIFDADLGDDVFTEDRTVNKLQDLAAKRLGMEDALLVASGTMGNLVSVLAHCARGEEIILGDISHIFLNEAGGISALGGVFPHTLPNQPDGTLRLEDIEKAIRAENIHFPHTRLICLENTHNRCYGAALTPQYTASVVALARSRGLHVHLDGSRIFNAACALDIDVRELTKGVDSVNVCLSKGLSAPVGSLICGGKDFIARARRIRKMVGGGMRQAGIIAAAGIVALETMVARLSEDHENARILAEGIVNIPGLAAEPARVQTNIVYLDLLAQNFTDEELMAQLAANGVRLLHTGPSRFRMVTHYGIDRDAIDRALTALGNVMRKKG, encoded by the coding sequence ATGAATTATGTTGATTTAAGGAGCGATACGGTAACGCTGCCGACAACGGAAATGCGCAAGGCGATCTTTGATGCCGATCTGGGCGACGATGTTTTCACCGAGGATCGAACGGTGAACAAACTTCAGGATCTGGCGGCCAAACGTCTCGGGATGGAAGACGCCCTTTTGGTCGCCAGCGGTACAATGGGAAACCTGGTCTCCGTACTTGCCCACTGCGCCCGCGGCGAGGAGATCATCCTCGGCGACATCTCTCATATTTTTCTGAACGAGGCGGGCGGCATATCCGCGCTCGGCGGCGTTTTTCCCCATACCCTGCCCAATCAGCCCGACGGAACACTCAGGCTCGAGGATATCGAAAAAGCCATCCGCGCCGAGAACATCCATTTTCCCCATACCCGCCTGATCTGCTTGGAAAACACCCACAACCGCTGCTACGGTGCCGCCTTGACGCCGCAATACACGGCCTCCGTTGTCGCCCTGGCCCGCAGCCGCGGCCTTCATGTTCACCTTGATGGCTCGCGCATCTTCAATGCGGCCTGCGCCCTCGACATAGATGTCCGGGAACTGACGAAAGGGGTTGACTCGGTCAATGTCTGCCTTTCCAAGGGATTATCCGCACCGGTAGGCTCGCTTATCTGCGGCGGCAAGGATTTTATCGCACGGGCAAGGCGGATCAGAAAAATGGTGGGCGGCGGGATGCGCCAGGCGGGGATTATCGCCGCGGCCGGAATTGTCGCCCTGGAAACAATGGTCGCTCGTCTGTCCGAAGACCATGAAAATGCACGCATTCTTGCAGAGGGAATCGTGAACATTCCGGGGCTGGCCGCGGAACCGGCGCGGGTACAGACCAACATTGTCTATCTCGACCTTCTTGCTCAAAATTTCACCGATGAGGAATTAATGGCTCAACTGGCGGCAAACGGCGTCAGGCTGCTGCACACCGGCCCCTCTCGCTTCCGGATGGTCACCCACTACGGCATCGACCGGGATGCAATCGACAGGGCTTTGACTGCGCTTGGCAATGTAATGAGAAAAAAGGGCTGA
- a CDS encoding S24 family peptidase, with amino-acid sequence MQDGFPSPEDEALCDVLSIEGYLIARSESFFLLKVSGDSMNGIVTAVIRKYKR; translated from the coding sequence GTGCAGGATGGGTTCCCCTCGCCTGAGGATGAGGCCCTCTGCGATGTCCTGTCCATTGAGGGATATCTGATCGCACGGTCGGAATCATTTTTTTTGCTGAAGGTCAGCGGCGATTCTATGAACGGCATCGTCACCGCCGTGATCCGCAAATATAAAAGGTAG